A DNA window from Fragaria vesca subsp. vesca linkage group LG3, FraVesHawaii_1.0, whole genome shotgun sequence contains the following coding sequences:
- the LOC101307288 gene encoding beta-glucosidase 13-like: MASISGGSSFLNIIAISLIVSAFASLVRGDDLSRGQYSTAFLNRSSFPAGFVFGTASSAYQYEGAANLSGRGPSIWDTFTHKYPDKITDGSNGDVAIDSYHRYKEDVAIMKEMGLDVYRFSISWSRVLPTGKLSGGVNKEGIEYYNNLINELLANGIKPFVTLFHWDLPQPLQDEHGGFISPHIVKHFKAYAELCYREFGDQVKHWITFNEPIALAVAGYGLGALAPGRCSAWINPNCTGGNSTTEPYLVTHYQLLAHAAAVNLYKKHYQESQKGLIGITLVAQWLVPNTTARHDRAAQLRGLDFMLGWYMDPLTNGDYPKSMKSLVGDRLPKFKKEQSKLLKGSFDFIGLNYYTSNYVSDAPQLVKVVNASFMTDSLATMSPLRNGIPIGPKAASEDLYIYPRGIRDILLYTKRKYNNPLIYITENGVDEFNDPKLTLEEALADNQRIDYHFRHLYYLQEAIKDGVNVKGYFAWSFLDNFEWTLGYTVRFGINYVDYKDGLKRYPKHSALWFKNFLKKY, translated from the exons ATGGCGTCCATTTCCGGAGGCTCCTCTTTCCTCAACATTATCGCTATAAGCCTTATTGTTAGCGCTTTTGCCTCGTTAGTGAGAGGTGATGATCTGAGCAGGGGCCAATACTCGACTGCTTTTCTCAACCGGAGCAGTTTTCCGGCTGGTTTCGTATTCGGCACAGCTTCATCAGCTTACCAG TATGAAGGTGCTGCAAATCTAAGTGGCAGAGGACCAAGTATATGGGATACTTTCACCCACAAATATCCAG ATAAGATAACAGATGGTAGCAACGGAGATGTTGCGATAGATTCATATCATCGCTATAAG GAAGATGTGGCGATTATGAAGGAAATGGGTTTGGATGTTTACAGATTTTCTATCTCATGGTCTAGAGTGCTACCAA CTGGGAAATTAAGTGGGGGTGTGAACAAGGAAGGGATAGAATACTACAACAACCTTATCAATGAACTCCTTGCCAATG GTATAAAGCCATTTGTGACACTCTTCCACTGGGATCTTCCCCAACCCTTGCAAGATGAGCATGGCGGCTTTATAAGCCCCCATATTGT GAAGCATTTTAAGGCATATGCAGAACTTTGTTATAGGGAATTTGGTGATCAGGTGAAGCACTGGATCACATTCAATGAGCCAATTGCCCTTGCCGTGGCTGGTTATGGACTCGGCGCATTGGCACCGGGACGATGTTCCGCTTGGATAAACCCCAACTGCACCGGAGGGAATTCAACGACGGAGCCATATCTGGTCACACATTACCAACTCCTTGCTCATGCAGCTGCAGTTAACTTGTATAAGAAACATTACCAG GAGTCCCAAAAAGGACTGATAGGGATAACCCTGGTGGCACAATGGTTGGTACCAAATACTACGGCACGGCACGACCGAGCTGCACAACTTAGAGGCCTGGATTTTATGCTTGGATGGTATATGGACCCTTTGACAAATGGTGACTACCCTAAGAGCATGAAATCTCTTGTCGGAGACCGATTGCCTAAGTTTAAGAAAGAGCAATCCAAATTGCTGAAAGGATCGTTTGACTTTATCGGATTGAACTACTACACTTCTAACTACGTCTCCGACGCACCCCAGCTAGTTAAAGTCGTCAATGCAAGCTTCATGACAGACTCTCTTGCTACTATGTCAC CCCTTCGAAATGGAATCCCTATTGGTCCAAAG GCTGCCTCAGAGGACCTCTATATTTATCCGAGAGGAATCAGGGATATTTTGCTCTACACAAAGAGAAAGTATAACAATCCGCTTATTTATATCACAGAGAATG GCGTTGATGAGTTTAATGATCCCAAATTAACACTTGAGGAAGCCCTTGCTGACAACCAAAGAATTGACTACCACTTCCGCCATCTCTATTACCTCCAAGAAGCGATCAA AGATGGTGTTAATGTGAAGGGCTACTTTGCATGGTCATTTTTGGACAACTTTGAATGGACATTAGGTTACACTGTTCGGTTTGGCATCAACTATGTCGATTATAAAGATGGGCTGAAAAGATACCCTAAACACTCAGCATTATGGTTCAAGAATTTCCTCAAGAAGTATTGA
- the LOC101306996 gene encoding linoleate 13S-lipoxygenase 2-1, chloroplastic-like, translating into MLKPHKSLSLLLQNKPFIHGSKGSRASLSVWSASHSFPNKHKNLRVVSVKTYSNNIEAVSSTNSTNSSSSTSTSSSGSTTTTTITTTTEVTEIVTENEDAVADREVVTTKEVVTEKFISVKATITVTLTVGGFLSHMGIARGLDDIKDVLGRTLFMELLSAHLDPKTGLEKEPVPGFAHRSRRAEGEIIYETDFKVPLDFGEVGAVLIENEHHKEMYLKDIVLDGLPNSPVLLTCNSWLHSKYDNPAKRVFFTNKSYLPFQTPSALVRLREEELVTLRGNGQGERKKFERIYDYDVYNDLGDPDTSLRLIRPVLGGNEEFPYPRRCRTGRPMSEVDKYSEKRSSKEVYVPRDEAFSEIKQLTFSAKTVYAVMHAVVPSLGKAIDTDLGFNLFTSIDSLFHDGIKLSSSKEQKGLLQAILPRLVNALASGGDVLRFVPPETMNRDRFFWFRDEEFARQTLAGLNPYSIKLVKEWPLKSELDPDVYGPPESAITTEMIEQEIKGFSSVEEAIREKKLFILDYHDLFLPYVSKVREIKGTTLYGSRTLFFLTPEGTLRPLAIELTRSPMDGKPQWKQAFQPSWNATGVWLWRIAKAHVLAHDSGYHQLVSHWLRTHCVTEPYIIATSRQLSVLHPVYKLLHPHFRYTMEINALARESLINAGGIIETSFSPGKYSLELCSIAYAKEWRFDQQALPADLICRGMAVEDPTAPHGLRLTIQDYPFANDGLLLWDAIKEWVSDYVNHYYTDSRLVQTDHELQAWWTEIRTVGHGDKKDEPWWPDLNTPQDLIDILTTMLWVTSGHHASVNFGQYTYAGYFPNRPTIARTNVPTEDPDDEAWEMFMKKPEAALLRCFPSQIQATTIMAVLDILSTHSPDEEYIGEKMEDAWAEDEVIKAAFERFKGRLKMLEETIDERNANFELKNRTGAGVVPYELLKPVSEPGVTGKGVPYSISI; encoded by the exons ATGTTGAAACCCCATAAGTCACTGTCTCTCCTTCTTCAGAACAAGCCGTTCATCCATGGAAGTAAAGGCAGCAGAGCTTCACTTTCAGTCTGGTCAGCAAGTCATTCATTCCCCAACAAACACAAAAACCTTCGAGTTGTCTCCGTTAAAACTTACAGCAACAATATAGAAGCCGTGAGTAGTACTAATAGTACTAACAGCAGTAGCAGCACTAGTACTAGTTCTTCAGGTTCAACAACAACTACAACAATCACTACTACGACTGAGGTGACAGAAATAGTGACGGAGAACGAAGATGCAGTGGCGGACAGAGAAGTAGTGACCACAAAAGAAGTGGTGACGGAGAAGTTCATCAGTGTTAAAGCAACCATAACGGTGACTCTTACAGTTGGTGGGTTTCTGTCTCACATGGGTATTGCCAGAGGACTAGATGATATCAAAGACGTGCTTGGTCGAACGCTCTTCATGGAGCTTCTTAGCGCTCACCTTGATCCCA AAACTGGATTAGAGAAGGAGCCAGTTCCAGGGTTTGCACACCGGAGTCGCCGAGCGGAGGGTGAGATTATATACGAGACAGATTTTAAAGTTCCATTAGATTTTGGAGAAGTGGGAGCCGTTCTAATAGAAAATGAGCATCACAAGGAGATGTATCTCAAGGACATTGTCCTGGATGGCTTGCCTAATAGCCCTGTACTCCTTACCTGTAATTCATGGCTTCACTCCAAGTATGACAATCCAGCCAAGAGGGTCTTCTTCACTAACAAG TCATATTTGCCATTCCAAACTCCAAGTGCATTGGTGAGGCTAAGAGAGGAGGAGCTTGTGACATTGCGCGGCAATGGCCAAGGAGAGCGCAAGAAGTTTGAGAGAATATACGATTATGATGTTTACAATGATCTTGGGGATCCTGATACGAGTCTAAGGCTTATAAGACCGGTTCTCGGAGGAAACGAAGAATTCCCCTATCCCAGGCGATGTCGAACTGGGCGGCCGATGAGTGAAGTAG ACAAATATTCGGAGAAGAGGAGCAGCAAGGAAGTGTACGTTCCTAGAGATGAAGCCTTCTCGGAGATAAAGCAGTTAACATTTTCAGCCAAGACAGTGTACGCTGTCATGCATGCAGTAGTACCCTCCTTGGGGAAAGCCATCGACACTGATCTTGGATTCAATTTGTTCACGTCAATAGACTCACTTTTCCATGATGGCATCAAGTTGTCTTCATCTAAAGAACAAAAAGGGCTTCTCCAAGCCATACTTCCCAGACTAGTGAATGCTTTGGCTTCTGGAGGTGATGTTTTGCGGTTCGTGCCCCCAGAAACAATGAATA GAGACAGATTCTTCTGGTTTAGGGACGAGGAATTTGCTAGGCAGACTCTTGCCGGTCTCAACCCGTATAGCATTAAGTTGGTGAAG GAATGGCCATTGAAGAGTGAATTGGATCCCGATGTGTATGGACCCCCAGAATCTGCAATCACCACGGAAATGATTGAGCAAGAAATTAAAGGTTTTTCGTCCGTCGAAGAG GCCATACGAGAAAAGAAGTTGTTCATACTAGATTACCATGATTTGTTTTTACCATATGTGAGCAAAGTAAGAGAGATTAAAGGCACGACACTATATGGATCGAGGACATTGTTCTTCCTAACTCCAGAAGGAACCCTAAGGCCTCTGGCTATTGAGTTGACTCGATCGCCAATGGATGGAAAGCCTCAGTGGAAGCAAGCCTTCCAACCCAGCTGGAATGCTACCGGTGTCTGGCTTTGGAGGATTGCCAAAGCTCATGTCCTTGCTCATGACTCTGGTTACCATCAACTTGTTAGTCACTG GTTAAGAACGCATTGCGTTACAGAACCATATATAATCGCAACCAGTCGTCAGCTGAGTGTGTTGCACCCAGTCTACAAGTTGTTGCACCCCCATTTCAGATACACTATGGAGATCAATGCGCTTGCTCGTGAATCACTAATCAATGCCGGTGGCATAATTGAAACCTCATTCTCACCTGGAAAATACTCCTTGGAGCTTTGCTCTATTGCCTATGCTAAGGAGTGGCGATTCGACCAACAGGCTCTTCCAGCTGACCTAATTTGCAG GGGAATGGCTGTTGAGGACCCAACCGCTCCTCACGGTCTGAGGTTGACAATTCAAGACTACCCTTTTGCCAATGATGGACTCCTCCTATGGGATGCCATTAAAGAATGGGTCTCAGACTATGTAAACCACTACTACACAGACTCCAGGCTTGTACAAACTGATCATGAGCTCCAAGCATGGTGGACAGAGATCAGAACTGTAGGTCACGGGGACAAGAAAGACGAACCCTGGTGGCCAGACCTAAATACCCCTCAAGACCTCATCGACATCCTCACAACAATGCTTTGGGTCACATCCGGTCACCATGCATCAGTTAACTTTGGTCAGTATACCTATGCAGGTTACTTCCCTAACCGCCCAACAATTGCAAGGACCAATGTGCCCACGGAGGACCCCGACGATGAGGCTTGGGAAATGTTCATGAAAAAACCCGAAGCTGCTCTTCTGCGGTGCTTTCCTTCGCAAATCCAAGCCACAACGATAATGGCGGTTTTAGACATTTTGTCTACTCATTCGCCGGACGAGGAGTACATTGGAGAGAAGATGGAGGACGCATGGGCCGAAGACGAAGTTATAAAGGCGGCGTTTGAGCGGTTTAAGGGGAGGTTGAAGATGCTTGAAGAAACTATTGATGAGAGAAATGCTAATTTTGAGTTGAAGAACAGAACTGGAGCTGGGGTTGTGCCTTATGAACTTTTGAAGCCCGTTTCAGAACCTGGGGTTACCGGGAAGGGCGTTCCATATAGCATCTCTATTTAA
- the LOC101301283 gene encoding linoleate 13S-lipoxygenase 2-1, chloroplastic-like, protein MLKPSLLQPSQYLFLQHNPFLHGSSTASLNVCSTMPSFPNKHQSLRFGSTNHRNKIKAVNSSDGTTSSSSTTSSSTSSSSSITPGPTTTKTTTTTTEVTEVVTESEDAAVEKEVEVVTTKEVVTEKFTSVKATITVTLTVGGFLNNMGLTRGLDDVRDMLGQTLFMDLVSAHLDPKTGLEKEHVTGFAHRGTQKDSEIVYETDFKVPLDFGEVGAVLIENEHHKEMYIKDIVLDGLPGGPVLLTCNSWVHSKYDNPAKRVFFTNKSYLPSQTPSALVRLREEELVTLRGNGQGERKSFERVYDYDVYNDLGDPDSKLSLQRTVIGGSKEFPYPRRCRTGRPKCEADPLSEKRTSTWYVPRDEAFSEIKQLTFSAKTVYSVLHAVVPALETAIVDSDLGFPLFTSIDSLFHEGISLPPLKEQGVIRTMVPRLVNALASGDDVLRFVPPETMNRDKFFWFRDEEFGRQTLAGLNPYSIKLVTEWPLKSELDPEIYGPPESAITTEMIEREIRGFVTIQEAIREKKLYILDYHDLFLPYVGKVREIEGTTLYGSRTLFFLTPEGTLRPLVIELTRPPLNGKPQWKQTFQPSWNATGVWLWRIAKAHVLAHDSGYHQLVTHWLRTHCATEPYIIATNRQLSVMHPIYRLLHPHFRYTMEINALAREALVNAAGIIETSFSPGKYSMEICSVAYGKEWRFDQEALPANLISRGLAVEDPTAPHGLRLSIEDYPFANDGLLLWDALKQWVTDYVSHYYTDSTLVQTDHELQAWWTEIRTVGHGDKKDEPWWPELNTPQDLIDILTTIVWVTSGHHAAVNFGQYTYAGYFPNRPTIARTNVPTEDPDDEVWKNFLEKPEATLLRCFPSQIQATTIMAVLDILSNHSPDEEYMVEKMEDAWAEDEVIRAAYERFKGRLMMLEGTIDDRNANYELKNRSGAGVVPYELLKPFSEPGVTGKGVPYSISI, encoded by the exons ATGTTGAAACCTAGCCTACTTCAACCATCACAGTATCTGTTTCTCCAGCACAATCCGTTCCTCCATGGAAGCAGTACTGCTTCGCTTAACGTCTGTTCAACAATGCCTTCCTTCCCCAATAAACACCAAAGCCTTCGATTCGGCTCCACTAATCACAGAAACAAAATAAAAGCCGTAAATAGTAGTGATGGTACTACTAGTAGTAGCAGCACTACTAGCAGTAGTACTAGCAGTAGTAGTAGTATCACTCCTGGACCAACGACGACCAAGACGACAACTACAACCACTGAGGTGACGGAAGTGGTGACGGAGAGTGAAGATGCAGCGGTGGAGAAAGAAGTAGAAGTAGTGACCACAAAAGAAGTGGTGACGGAGAAGTTCACCAGTGTTAAAGCCACCATTACTGTGACGCTTACAGTTGGAGGGTTTCTGAACAACATGGGTTTAACCCGAGGACTCGACGATGTCAGAGATATGCTTGGTCAAACTCTGTTCATGGATCTTGTTAGTGCTCACCTTGATCCCA AAACTGGATTAGAGAAAGAGCATGTTACTGGGTTCGCACACAGGGGTACCCAAAAGGACAGTGAGATTGTATACGAGACAGATTTTAAAGTTCCATTAGATTTTGGAGAAGTTGGTGCCGTTTTGATAGAGAATGAGCACCACAAGGAGATGTATATCAAGGACATTGTCCTGGATGGCTTGCCTGGTGGTCCTGTACTACTTACCTGCAATTCATGGGTTCATTCCAAGTACGATAATCCAGCTAAGAGAGTCTTCTTCACAAACAAG TCATATTTGCCATCTCAAACACCAAGTGCTTTGGTGAGGCTAAGAGAAGAGGAGCTTGTTACTTTGCGTGGCAATGGCCAAGGCGAGCGCAAGAGCTTTGAGAGAGTATACGACTATGATGTTTACAATGATCTTGGGGACCCTGATTCAAAATTAAGCTTACAAAGAACTGTAATTGGGGGCAGCAAAGAGTTCCCCTATCCCAGGCGTTGTCGAACCGGGCGACCAAAGTGCGAAGCAG ATCCGCTTTCGGAGAAAAGAACTAGTACTTGGTATGTCCCCAGAGATGAAGCGTTCTCAGAGATAAAACAGTTAACCTTTTCAGCCAAGACAGTATATTCTGTCTTGCACGCAGTGGTACCTGCCTTGGAGACTGCCATCGTTGACTCTGATCTCGGGTTCCCATTGTTCACTTCTATAGACTCACTCTTCCATGAAGGCATCAGCTTGCCTCCCCTTAAAGAGCAAGGGGTTATTAGAACCATGGTTCCTAGGCTAGTCAATGCTCTAGCTTCCGGAGATGATGTTCTGCGGTTTGTGCCCCCAGAAACAATGAATA GAGACAAATTCTTTTGGTTTAGGGATGAGGAATTTGGTAGGCAGACTCTTGCGGGACTTAACCCATATAGCATCAAGTTGGTGACG GAATGGCCATTGAAAAGTGAATTGGACCCTGAGATATATGGTCCTCCCGAATCTGCAATCACCACGGAAATGATTGAGAGAGAGATCAGAGGTTTCGTGACCATCCAAGAG GCTATAAGAGAAAAGAAGTTGTATATACTAGACTACCATGATTTGTTCTTACCGTATGTGGGCAAAGTAAGAGAGATCGAAGGTACAACTCTATACGGATCAAGGACACTGTTTTTCCTCACCCCAGAAGGCACATTGAGGCCGCTGGTTATCGAGTTGACTCGACCGCCACTAAACGGAAAGCCTCAATGGAAGCAAACCTTCCAACCCAGCTGGAACGCCACCGGTGTCTGGCTTTGGAGGATTGCCAAAGCTCATGTCCTTGCTCATGATTCTGGTTACCACCAACTTGTTACTCACTG GCTAAGAACACATTGTGCCACAGAGCCATATATAATCGCAACGAATAGGCAACTGAGTGTGATGCACCCGATCTATCGATTGTTGCATCCCCATTTCAGATACACGATGGAGATTAATGCTCTTGCTCGTGAAGCACTAGTCAATGCCGCCGGTATCATTGAAACCTCATTCTCGCCGGGAAAATATTCCATGGAGATTTGCTCTGTTGCCTATGGAAAGGAGTGGCGATTCGACCAAGAGGCTCTTCCAGCTAACCTTATTAGCAG GGGCTTGGCTGTTGAGGATCCAACTGCTCCACATGGTCTGAGGTTATCAATTGAAGACTACCCTTTTGCCAACGACGGACTCCTCCTATGGGATGCCCTAAAACAATGGGTCACTGATTATGTAAGTCACTACTACACTGACTCCACCCTTGTCCAAACTGATCACGAGCTCCAAGCATGGTGGACAGAGATCAGAACAGTAGGTCACGGAGACAAAAAGGATGAACCCTGGTGGCCTGAGCTAAACACCCCTCAAGATCTCATCGACATCCTCACAACGATAGTTTGGGTCACTTCCGGTCACCACGCAGCAGTCAACTTTGGTCAGTATACTTATGCAGGTTACTTCCCTAACCGCCCTACAATTGCAAGGACCAACGTTCCCACGGAGGATCCCGACGACGAGGTCTGGAAAAATTTCTTGGAAAAACCCGAGGCCACACTTCTGCGGTGCTTTCCTTCGCAAATTCAGGCTACAACGATAATGGCGGTTTTGGACATTTTGTCTAATCATTCGCCAGATGAAGAGTACATGGTAGAGAAGATGGAGGATGCATGGGCTGAAGACGAAGTCATAAGGGCGGCGTATGAGCGGTTTAAAGGAAGGTTGATGATGCTTGAAGGAACTATTGATGATAGAAATGCTAATTATGAGTTGAAGAATAGAAGTGGGGCTGGGGTTGTGCCTTATGAGCTTCTTAAGCCGTTTTCAGAACCTGGGGTTACAGGAAAGGGAGTCCCATATAGCATCTCCATTTGA
- the LOC101307871 gene encoding DNA topoisomerase 6 subunit B-like → MESSKKPKSKASAKKPKDSVLEQKSPAEFFAENKNIAGFDNPGKCLYTTVRELVENSLDSTESISELPLIEITIEDIKKSKFNSMIGLVDRDRVDQELYDDHETEKAREKRLAKEAQAQELQAKNASLGKKTKEPAAPKTMKGRGGAAFYRVTCKDNGRGMPHDDIPNMFGRVLSGTKYGLKQTRGKFGLGAKMALIWSKMSTGLPIDISSSMKGQNYNSFCRLDIDIHRNIPHVHIHEKRDSKDRWHGAEIQVVIEGNWTTYRSKILHYMRQMAVITPYAEFIFKFVSDVPDKNVTIRFARRTDVMPPVPLETKHHPSSVDLLLIKRLIEETSKQNLLQFLQHEFVNIGKSYAERLIGELGPEFSPKMPVKSLTSQQIVRIHQLFRQAKFNDPSGDCLSPAGEYNLRLGIIKELHPELVATYSGSAQVFEGHPFIVEAGVSVGGKDVKQGLNIFRFANRIPLLFEQGADVVTRTALKRINWSSYKINQTQDKVGVFVSVVSTKIPFKGTGKEYIGDDITEIASAVKSAIQHCCIQLKTKIVKNIQAREQKERKRNLSKYAENVAGAVCGVLKQMQQIQASKKRRYDDKEAEVLKKLSTGMITKEMVKEKLVQHVEQVDSEMAMEFAANSGVSEEPRECIYLQSLEAAEDNFIDLHSPLFVFRLFC, encoded by the exons ATGGAGAGCAGTAAGAAACCCAAATCAAAGGCATCGGCAAAGAAGCCCAAAGATAGTGTTCTCGAGCAGA AATCTCCAGCTGAGTTTTTCGCTGAGAACAAGAACATTGCTGGGTTTGATAAT CCAGGGAAATGTCTTTATACTACTGTGAGGGAACTTGTGGAGAACTCACTTGATTCGACGGAGTCGATATCGGAGCTTCCTTTGATAGAAATCACAAT TGAAGATATTAAGAAAAGCAAGTTCAATTCTATGATTGGTCTTGTTGATCGAGATCGTGTTGATCAAGAATTGTATGATGATCATGAGACAGAGAAGGCTCGTGAG AAACGATTAGCAAAAGAAGCTCAAGCCCAGGAATTACAAGCAAAGAATGCTTCCCTCGGAAAGAAAACTAAAGAGCCTGCAGCTCCAAAGACCATGAAGGGTCGAGGTGGGGCTGCATTTTACCGGGTTACTTGCAAG GATAATGGAAGAGGAATGCCACATGATGACATTCCAAACATGTTTGGACGAG TACTGTCTGGGACAAAATATGGCTTGAAGCAGACACGCGGAAAGTTCGGTCTAGGTGCAAAGATG GCATTAATTTGGTCAAAGATGAGTACAGGGCTTCCTATAGATATCTCTTCATCAATGAAGGGCCAAAATTATAATTCTTTCTGCAGGCTGGATATAGATATTCATCG GAACATACCTCATGTTCATATACATGAAAAACGGGATAGCAAGGATAGGTGGCACGGTGCTGAAATCCAAGTTGTTATTGAGGGAAATTGGACAACTTACCGT TCCAAGATATTGCATTACATGCGACAAATGGCTGTTATCACTCCTTATGCTGAGTTCATTTTTAAATTTGTATCAGATGTTCCCGA TAAAAACGTTACCATAAGGTTTGCACGGAGAACTGATGTGATGCCTCCTGTTCCTCTTGAGACAAAGCACCATCCCTCATCTGTTGACTTGTTGCTAATCAAACGCCTCATTGAAGAAACTTCAAAGCAGAACCTTTTACAGTTTCTTCAGCATGAATTCGTTAATATAGGAAAGTCCTATGCTGAACGACTAATTG GGGAATTGGGTCCTGAGTTCAGTCCGAAGATGCCTGTGAAATCTCTAACTTCTCAGCAAATTGTACGCATCCATCAGTTATTTCGGCAAGCCAAGTTTAATGATCCAAGTGGTGAT TGCCTGAGTCCTGCAGGGGAATACAATCTCCGTCTAGGGATTATAAAGGAGCTGCATCCAGAGTTGGTTGCTACTTATTCTGGAAG CGCTCAAGTTTTTGAAGGTCACCCTTTCATTGTGGAAGCTGGGGTCAGCGTTGGTGGAAAAGATGTCAAACAA GGTTTAAATATTTTCCGGTTTGCAAACCGGATTCCACTCCTTTTTGAGCAAGGTGCTGATGTGGTCACAAGGACTGCCCTTAAGAGAATCAA TTGGAGTAGTTACAAGATCAACCAGACTCAGGATAAAGTTGGTGTTTTTGTGAGCGTTGTAAGCACAAAGATTCCCTTTAAAGGAACTGGGAAGGAGTATATTGGAGATGATATAACTGAAATAGCTTCTGCTGTCAAG TCTGCCATTCAGCACTGTTGCATTCAGCTGAAAACCAAGATAGTGAAGAACATACAAGCTCGTGAACAAAAAGAGAGAAAACGGAATTTGAGCAA GTATGCTGAAAATGTTGCTGGTGCTGTATGTGGTGTACTGAAGCAAATGCAACAAATACAAGCATCAAAGAAGAGACGTTATGATGATAAGGAAGCAGAAGTACTTAAGAAACTGTCAACTGGGATGATCACAAAAGAAATGGTCAAGGAAAAGCTTGTACAACATGTTGAACAG GTGGACTCGGAGATGGCAATGGAATTTGCTGCAAACAGTGGAGTGAGTGAGGAACCCAGAGAATGTATATATCTACAATCATTAGAAGCTGCTGAAGATAACTTTATCGACTTGCATAGTCCCCTATTTGTCTTTCGGCTGTTTTGCTAG
- the LOC101308162 gene encoding uncharacterized protein YMR315W-like → MAEAPQIAICGAGTFVKTQYIPRLAEISNLVNLKAIWSRSEESARGAVEIARKHFPGVECKWGDQGLEEIIADSSILGVAVVLAGQAQVDFSLKLLRAGKNVLQEKPAAATTSELEIALSSYKSIVANTPNKPIWAIAENYRFEPAFVEGKKLMTEIGDVMSIQVIVEGSMNSSNPYFSSSWRRNFNGGFILDMGVHFMAGLRMLAGCEIVSVSATTSHVDKTLPPPDNISSLFQLENGCSGIFVMVVSSRSPKAFWRFVGLKGTLEVERGNQDGRHGYVVIFYSADGQRKTSFYPFSGVTEEFIAFINDIKQATLKKGAGYEAEPRMSFLEGARDVAVLEAMLESGGKQGAPVLVKKF, encoded by the exons ATGGCAGAAGCACCCCAGATTGCCATTTGTGGAGCTGGTACGTTTGTGAAGACCCAATACATTCCAAGGCTGGCTGAGATCTCTAACCTTGTCAATCTTAAAGCCATTTGGAGCCGTTCAGAG GAATCCGCTAGAGGTGCTGTTGAGATTGCTAGGAAACATTTCCCAGGAGTAGAATGCAAATGGGGTGATCAGGGTCTTGAGGAAATTATTGCAGATAGTTCAATTCTTGGTGTTGCTGTGGTTTTAGCTGGCCAAGCTCAG GTGGATTTCTCACTGAAGCTGCTCAGGGCAGGGAAGAATGTCCTTCAAG AGAAACCAGCAGCTGCTA CTACAAGTGAACTTGAAATTGCACTGTCAAGTTATAAATCTATTGTTGCAAATACCCCCAATAAACCAATATGGGCTATAGCAGAAAATTATCGATTTGAACCTGCTTTTGTTGAG GGCAAAAAACTAATGACTGAAATTGGAGATGTGATGAGCATCCAAGTTATTGTTGAAGGATCTATGAACAGTTCAAACCCTTACTTCTCAAGCTCTTGGAGGCGAAACTTCAAT GGTGGTTTCATTCTTGACATGGGAGTACATTTCATGGCAGGACTGAGGATG CTTGCTGGATGTGAGATAGTCTCAGTGTCAGCTACAACGTCTCATGTCGACAAGACTTTACCTCCCCCAGATAACATATCCTCTCTCTT TCAATTGGAGAATGGGTGTTCTGGGATTTTTGTTATGGTGGTCTCCTCAAGGTCTCCCAAGGCAT TTTGGCGATTTGTTGGCTTGAAGGGAACACTGGAAGTTGAGCGTGGAAACCAAGATGGAAGACACGGCTATGTG GTCATATTTTACAGTGCTGATGGACAAAGGAAAACCTCCTTCTACCCATTTAGTGGAGTCACCGAAGAATTCATAGCTTTTATTAATGACATAAAGCAAGCCACTTTAAAG AAGGGAGCTGGCTATGAAGCTGAGCCTCGCATGTCATTTCTGGAAGGTGCTAGAGATGTTGCTGTTCTAGAGGCAATGCTCGAATCTGGAGGAAAGCAAGGGGCACCAGTCCTTGTGAAGAAATTTTGA